A genomic window from Chitinophaga pollutisoli includes:
- a CDS encoding VOC family protein, producing the protein MKKALLTCLFAAAATAVSAQQKTKASLNHLALYVQHLEKSTAFYRDLVGLDTIPEPFHDGKHTWFSVGPKSHLHLIAGATAPYTGDRNSHICFSVPSVGQFIDKLAKAGIPFINWAGEKGKVTKRVDGVQQIYLQDPDGYWIEVNDARE; encoded by the coding sequence ATGAAAAAAGCGCTCCTGACCTGCCTGTTCGCCGCCGCCGCTACGGCTGTTTCGGCCCAGCAAAAAACCAAAGCCAGCCTCAACCACCTGGCCCTTTACGTCCAGCACCTGGAAAAATCCACAGCTTTCTACCGCGACCTGGTGGGCCTCGATACCATTCCCGAGCCCTTCCACGACGGCAAGCACACCTGGTTTTCGGTGGGCCCGAAAAGCCACCTGCACCTCATCGCAGGGGCCACGGCGCCCTACACCGGCGACCGCAATTCGCACATCTGCTTCAGCGTGCCCTCCGTCGGACAATTCATCGATAAACTGGCGAAAGCCGGCATCCCGTTCATCAACTGGGCCGGCGAAAAAGGGAAAGTCACCAAACGGGTCGACGGCGTGCAGCAAATCTACCTGCAGGATCCCGACGGATACTGGATCGAAGTGAATGACGCCAGGGAGTAA
- a CDS encoding NADPH-dependent FMN reductase produces MSTNVHIAGLSGSLRKGSYNTALLRAVLANLPAGMTSEIVTFDEVPLYNADLDTGERPPSVVAMREALARADAFLIVSPEYNYSIPGGLKNAIDWASRGTDAPLMHKPVALMGATPGMWGTVRMQLAFKPVFQFLDMKQIAKPEVLVAAAPSKFDEQGNLTDEKVKELAHRALEALRDLTLQLRK; encoded by the coding sequence ATGAGTACCAACGTACATATTGCGGGTCTTTCCGGTAGTCTCCGGAAAGGCTCATACAACACGGCGCTGCTGCGCGCCGTCCTGGCCAATCTTCCGGCGGGGATGACTTCCGAAATCGTCACATTTGATGAAGTTCCATTATATAACGCCGACCTCGATACGGGGGAGCGGCCGCCTTCGGTGGTAGCGATGCGTGAGGCGCTGGCGCGGGCGGATGCGTTTTTAATCGTGTCCCCCGAGTATAATTATTCGATCCCGGGCGGGTTGAAAAACGCCATCGACTGGGCGAGCCGTGGCACGGATGCGCCTTTGATGCACAAACCGGTAGCCCTGATGGGCGCCACGCCGGGGATGTGGGGAACGGTGCGGATGCAGCTGGCGTTCAAACCTGTTTTCCAATTTCTGGATATGAAACAGATCGCCAAGCCCGAAGTGCTGGTGGCCGCCGCGCCGTCAAAATTCGACGAACAGGGCAACCTGACCGACGAGAAGGTGAAGGAGCTGGCGCACCGGGCGCTGGAAGCGCTCCGCGATCTTACCTTGCAACTCCGCAAATAA
- a CDS encoding phosphodiester glycosidase family protein: protein MLLKYKLVWGLTLVYALLIGCKKDEAIAQAPYTIKSPLTQRILDSAGVMAQVFSDTLFEVAPGIKETDIHYLSREGYSMRAFILEVDANHPGLLLQAGTPYNAAAYAMQTVPDMAKYIEKPGYKVLAGVNADFFNTSTGEPRGIYVRDGVVLKTTWANARSATFMGVLKNGKPYIGDRQDFLAVQNDLEDALGGGPMLVRDNQILTQTDLSVEPRTGIGMNAQGKMYFIVVDGRSFYYSNGCTITQLGQMLKACGSTIAINVDGGGSSTFMIKHPLADVWQVRNRPSDGTNRAVGNAWMIISQ, encoded by the coding sequence ATGCTGCTTAAATATAAACTGGTATGGGGATTGACGCTGGTGTACGCATTGCTGATCGGCTGTAAGAAAGACGAAGCCATAGCGCAGGCGCCCTATACAATCAAAAGCCCCCTGACCCAACGCATCCTCGACAGCGCGGGCGTGATGGCGCAGGTTTTCAGCGACACCCTGTTCGAAGTGGCGCCCGGCATTAAGGAAACCGATATCCACTACCTGAGCCGCGAAGGATACTCCATGCGCGCCTTCATCCTCGAGGTGGACGCTAACCACCCGGGCCTCCTGCTGCAGGCGGGGACGCCCTACAACGCCGCAGCCTACGCAATGCAGACCGTGCCCGACATGGCCAAATACATCGAAAAACCCGGATACAAAGTTTTGGCCGGTGTGAACGCGGATTTCTTCAACACCTCCACCGGTGAGCCCCGCGGCATATACGTGCGCGACGGCGTGGTGCTCAAAACCACCTGGGCCAACGCGCGCAGCGCCACGTTTATGGGCGTGCTGAAAAACGGGAAACCCTACATCGGCGACCGGCAGGATTTCCTGGCCGTGCAAAACGACCTGGAAGACGCACTCGGCGGCGGTCCCATGCTGGTCAGGGATAACCAGATCCTCACCCAAACCGATCTTTCCGTGGAGCCCCGCACCGGCATCGGTATGAACGCTCAGGGGAAAATGTACTTCATCGTGGTCGACGGCCGCAGCTTTTATTACTCTAACGGCTGCACCATCACCCAGCTGGGCCAAATGCTGAAAGCCTGCGGTTCCACCATCGCCATCAACGTCGACGGCGGCGGCAGCAGCACTTTCATGATTAAACATCCGCTGGCAGATGTATGGCAGGTGCGCAACCGTCCCAGCGACGGCACCAACCGCGCCGTGGGCAACGCCTGGATGATCATTTCCCAATAA
- a CDS encoding RagB/SusD family nutrient uptake outer membrane protein, which produces MKRILIPALITGSLMVASCSKLLDVKSHSAVATNTLSEADVEAFLVGVYNRVQNAPGSESYISFDIVGGNLINSGATSDGGLNTFISNVLRPENGLMSNAWNGYYASLYQVNNLLETLARIPASTRKSEIEGTVHFFRGLIYYNLVTRWGGVPVLERNTNEKVSRNSEAETWAFVEKELELAIAQAPAYATGQYYRVSSSAAKALMARVKLAQGKKAEAAALAEEVIESGLFALDAFEKIFRATANTEEIFSFKNLTIESSIRVSTLFYTYAHEVKGSYVYRPTQETMDMFTADDKRTAMSVETFSGLRIINKYPSGQSGTDPIVIVRLGEMYLISAEAQGMAGLDRLNELRAFRGLGPVNPVGEAAYLNAVLLERRKELLGEGHRWYDLVRTGKAVSELGIMEREVKYPLPMNELALNTNLDQNDDY; this is translated from the coding sequence ATGAAAAGAATATTGATACCAGCACTGATCACGGGCAGCCTCATGGTTGCATCCTGCAGCAAACTGCTGGACGTGAAATCGCATTCGGCCGTGGCCACCAACACGCTGTCTGAAGCCGATGTGGAAGCCTTCCTGGTAGGCGTTTACAACCGGGTGCAGAATGCGCCCGGATCCGAGTCGTACATTTCGTTCGATATCGTCGGCGGCAACCTCATCAACTCCGGCGCTACGAGCGACGGGGGGCTTAATACCTTCATCAGCAACGTGCTGCGGCCGGAAAACGGCCTGATGTCCAACGCCTGGAACGGGTATTATGCCTCGCTGTACCAGGTGAATAACCTGTTGGAAACCCTCGCGCGCATCCCGGCTTCCACGCGGAAATCAGAGATCGAAGGCACGGTGCATTTCTTCCGCGGGCTCATTTATTACAACCTCGTCACCCGCTGGGGCGGCGTGCCGGTGCTGGAGCGCAACACGAACGAAAAAGTGTCGCGCAATTCGGAAGCGGAAACCTGGGCGTTCGTTGAAAAAGAATTGGAACTGGCGATAGCCCAGGCGCCGGCGTATGCTACGGGGCAATACTACCGGGTGTCGTCTTCAGCCGCGAAGGCGCTCATGGCGCGTGTGAAGCTCGCGCAGGGGAAGAAAGCGGAAGCCGCAGCGCTGGCGGAGGAAGTGATCGAAAGCGGCTTGTTCGCGCTCGATGCTTTTGAGAAAATTTTCAGGGCTACGGCCAACACCGAAGAGATTTTTTCTTTCAAGAACCTGACCATCGAATCCTCGATTCGCGTGAGCACGCTTTTCTACACCTACGCACACGAAGTGAAAGGGAGCTATGTGTACCGCCCCACCCAGGAAACGATGGATATGTTCACGGCCGACGATAAACGCACCGCCATGTCTGTTGAAACATTTTCCGGGTTGCGGATCATCAACAAATATCCCAGCGGGCAATCGGGCACCGATCCCATCGTGATCGTGCGCCTGGGCGAAATGTACCTGATCAGCGCCGAAGCGCAGGGGATGGCGGGGTTGGACAGGCTTAACGAGCTGCGCGCTTTCCGCGGGCTGGGCCCGGTAAACCCTGTGGGAGAAGCGGCGTATCTCAATGCCGTGTTGCTGGAGCGGAGAAAGGAATTACTGGGCGAAGGGCACCGCTGGTACGACCTCGTGCGCACCGGTAAAGCCGTGTCCGAACTAGGTATTATGGAGCGAGAAGTGAAATACCCCTTGCCCATGAACGAACTGGCACTTAATACCAACCTCGATCAAAACGACGATTACTAA
- a CDS encoding DUF4198 domain-containing protein → MSSRFTCMLALALFTAINSFGHALWIETSPVGKKGQAQEVRVFWGEFADKDISPLDKWFSDTKSYALSVITPDGKVLPLQSAPGKDHYKAFFTPDQDGAYTVVMKHVVRDVYHGSRLDYHSSAVVRVGASAQLDAAANQNVLSVYTAPNATLKAGQNIDFYTLKELKPAVGQEVEVIAPNGWGKKLWADSTGKASFTPIWPGRYMVEVAGTKEEKGDHNGKAYEKIWRCATYCIEVK, encoded by the coding sequence ATGTCATCACGTTTTACATGTATGCTGGCCCTGGCGCTTTTTACCGCCATCAATTCCTTCGGCCACGCACTTTGGATAGAAACCAGTCCGGTTGGTAAGAAAGGCCAGGCGCAGGAAGTTAGGGTGTTCTGGGGCGAATTCGCCGATAAGGACATCTCTCCCCTCGACAAATGGTTCTCCGACACCAAATCCTACGCCCTTTCCGTGATCACCCCCGACGGGAAAGTGCTGCCCCTGCAGAGCGCTCCCGGTAAAGATCACTATAAAGCTTTCTTCACCCCGGACCAGGACGGCGCTTATACAGTTGTCATGAAACACGTAGTAAGAGACGTTTACCACGGCAGCCGCCTCGATTACCACTCCAGCGCCGTGGTGCGCGTAGGCGCTTCCGCCCAGCTGGACGCCGCCGCCAACCAGAACGTGCTGAGCGTATATACGGCCCCCAATGCCACCCTGAAAGCCGGACAAAACATTGATTTCTATACGCTTAAAGAACTGAAGCCCGCCGTTGGCCAGGAAGTGGAAGTGATCGCGCCGAACGGCTGGGGCAAGAAGCTCTGGGCCGACAGCACCGGCAAAGCCTCCTTCACGCCCATCTGGCCCGGCCGTTACATGGTAGAAGTTGCCGGTACCAAGGAAGAAAAAGGCGACCACAACGGCAAGGCTTACGAAAAGATCTGGCGTTGTGCAACTTATTGCATAGAAGTAAAATAA
- a CDS encoding SGNH/GDSL hydrolase family protein, producing the protein MRTRILIFFLLAFHAASAQYFKNGDRVVFSGNSITHNGDYWHNVALYYATRFPARNVQFFNGGISGDVASGMIRRLQSDILSHQPTHVVVMIGMNDVNRPLYDPRRRNEPGIREKQQEAIAAYKRNLDSLVNLLLAAKVNVILQTPSIYDQTSKMASTNNFGANDGLWECGEFVKSVAKKHKLPLVDYWAMMVEKNKLAQSADSTATIVGKDRVHPAGPGHLLMGWEWLRTMKSEPFVSYMVIDKTTASSQEKSKFCKISDLKRDKKEISFTMLESALPFPLRADQQAALQLAPVINDISREMLFVHFIEPGNYTLYIDDEKIGTWFSGALERGLNLAGLTGTPQYRQALEVQKHMAEAWKLEKLLRDMKLVEHRFAKDLDAFTASPGASGLDSTNIKRVIAYQKNKPREAEIIKAFAEASVIPAALRTPVPHRFRLVKE; encoded by the coding sequence ATGCGTACACGAATTCTCATCTTCTTCCTGCTGGCTTTCCACGCAGCTTCGGCACAATATTTTAAAAACGGCGACCGTGTCGTTTTTTCCGGCAACAGCATCACCCATAACGGCGATTACTGGCACAACGTGGCCTTGTATTACGCTACCCGCTTCCCCGCGCGAAATGTGCAGTTCTTCAACGGCGGCATCAGCGGCGACGTGGCTTCCGGCATGATCCGCCGCCTGCAAAGCGATATCCTTTCCCATCAACCGACGCATGTGGTGGTGATGATCGGAATGAACGACGTGAACCGCCCGCTGTACGACCCGCGCCGCAGAAATGAGCCGGGCATCCGTGAAAAGCAACAGGAAGCTATCGCAGCCTACAAACGCAACCTCGATAGCCTCGTTAACCTGCTGCTCGCCGCGAAAGTGAATGTCATCCTGCAAACGCCTTCCATTTACGACCAAACTTCCAAAATGGCCAGCACCAATAATTTCGGGGCAAACGACGGCCTGTGGGAATGCGGCGAATTCGTGAAAAGCGTGGCGAAAAAACACAAACTGCCCCTGGTGGATTATTGGGCGATGATGGTGGAAAAAAACAAATTGGCGCAATCCGCTGATTCCACGGCCACGATCGTCGGCAAAGACCGCGTCCATCCCGCCGGGCCGGGGCATCTGCTCATGGGTTGGGAATGGTTGCGAACGATGAAGTCGGAGCCGTTTGTGTCGTACATGGTGATTGATAAAACGACTGCCTCCAGCCAGGAGAAGAGCAAATTCTGCAAGATATCGGACCTGAAGCGCGATAAAAAGGAAATCTCGTTCACGATGCTGGAATCCGCGCTGCCGTTTCCCCTGCGCGCCGACCAGCAAGCCGCGTTGCAACTGGCGCCGGTCATCAACGACATCAGCCGGGAAATGCTGTTCGTGCATTTTATCGAACCGGGCAATTATACCTTATATATTGACGACGAAAAGATCGGTACCTGGTTTTCCGGCGCCCTGGAAAGGGGATTGAACCTCGCCGGGCTAACAGGCACGCCACAATACCGCCAGGCGCTGGAAGTGCAAAAACATATGGCTGAAGCCTGGAAGCTGGAAAAACTCCTCCGCGACATGAAGCTGGTGGAGCACCGTTTTGCCAAAGACCTGGATGCATTTACGGCCAGCCCCGGCGCTTCCGGCCTCGATTCCACCAATATCAAGCGCGTGATCGCCTACCAGAAAAACAAGCCCCGCGAAGCGGAGATCATTAAAGCATTCGCGGAAGCCTCGGTAATCCCGGCGGCATTGCGCACACCGGTTCCCCACCGGTTCAGGCTCGTTAAAGAATAA
- a CDS encoding SMP-30/gluconolactonase/LRE family protein, with amino-acid sequence MKKIISCLLLPAFALLAACDKDDDAEKPVTPSIIAVYPSSGHPNMIITIKGKNFSTIRAENTVQLGGKAAVVIEASENALQVVSPEDGTTGPVTVATPKGTVTGGLFTYLPPLEEYQVTTLAGSGTAGSVDGPVADALFRTVQGVAIGNDGSVIVTDRGNNRIRRITTAGQAVPIAGATTAGYVNATGAAARFRLPWRAVEDAQGNIFVADRDNHAIRKITPAGVVSTVAGTGVSGFADGDASTAQFNQPLDIVADAAGNLYVADNNNHRIRKISADGQVTTLAGNGTPAFANGTGTAAQFRNPSGLEIDKDGNLLIADRLNQRIRKVTPAGVVTTLAGDGNSGYLDGDAAGARFADPYGITIDGDGNVYVADLNNHKIRKISPDGKVVSIAGGARGFTDGLGAGAQLNTPTDVCVDAQGNVYVADQANHAIRKLTKK; translated from the coding sequence ATGAAAAAAATTATATCCTGCTTACTGCTGCCGGCTTTCGCTTTGCTGGCGGCATGCGATAAAGACGACGATGCGGAAAAGCCCGTCACGCCCTCCATCATCGCCGTATATCCTTCTTCGGGACATCCGAATATGATCATCACGATCAAGGGTAAAAACTTCAGTACCATCCGTGCCGAAAACACCGTGCAGCTCGGGGGGAAGGCCGCTGTCGTAATTGAAGCGTCGGAAAACGCGTTGCAGGTGGTTTCGCCGGAAGACGGCACCACCGGCCCGGTAACCGTTGCAACGCCGAAAGGCACCGTAACGGGTGGGCTGTTCACTTATCTGCCGCCGCTGGAAGAATACCAGGTGACTACCCTCGCCGGTAGCGGCACCGCCGGTTCGGTGGATGGCCCTGTTGCCGATGCGCTGTTCCGCACGGTGCAAGGCGTGGCCATTGGTAACGATGGCTCCGTGATTGTGACCGACCGCGGCAACAACCGCATCCGCCGGATTACCACCGCCGGTCAGGCCGTTCCCATCGCGGGCGCCACCACGGCCGGTTATGTGAATGCCACCGGGGCCGCGGCGAGGTTCCGCCTGCCCTGGCGCGCCGTGGAAGATGCGCAGGGAAATATTTTCGTGGCCGACCGCGATAACCACGCCATCCGCAAAATCACCCCCGCCGGTGTTGTTAGCACCGTTGCCGGGACAGGCGTTTCCGGATTCGCGGATGGAGATGCCAGTACGGCACAATTCAACCAGCCGCTGGATATCGTGGCAGACGCCGCAGGAAACCTGTATGTTGCAGATAACAATAACCACCGCATCCGCAAAATTTCGGCAGACGGACAAGTGACCACCCTTGCCGGGAACGGAACGCCCGCTTTCGCCAACGGAACAGGCACCGCCGCCCAGTTCCGCAACCCGAGCGGATTGGAAATCGATAAGGACGGGAATCTGCTCATCGCCGACAGGCTCAACCAGCGCATCCGTAAAGTGACGCCGGCGGGAGTGGTAACTACGCTCGCGGGCGATGGCAATTCCGGCTACCTCGACGGCGATGCCGCCGGCGCGCGGTTCGCCGATCCTTACGGCATCACGATCGACGGAGACGGGAATGTGTACGTAGCCGATCTGAACAACCACAAAATCCGGAAGATTTCACCGGACGGGAAAGTGGTGTCCATCGCGGGCGGCGCGCGCGGATTCACGGACGGGCTGGGCGCGGGCGCGCAGCTCAACACGCCGACAGACGTTTGTGTGGACGCGCAGGGCAACGTGTACGTGGCCGACCAGGCAAATCATGCTATCCGTAAACTGACGAAAAAATAG
- a CDS encoding glycoside hydrolase family 88 protein, with translation MKMSLLKGLAALLLLPASLSAQSGKNALRNFPAGATPEEIGRKVAARFIATPHTNFGRPFPPRVITYPETCTWYGALTFAQVTGNTPLRQQLANRFEPLFGARDTLIPIPDHVDYTVFGSVPLELYLQTKEDRYLRLGKHIADKQWGPPEGKRVVPASHRFYSQGYTWQTRLWIDDMFMITAVQSQATRATGDRSYIDRAANEMILYLDSLQQPNGLFYHAPSAPFFWGRGNGWMAAGMAELLRSVPKDNPNRPRILQAYRHMMASLLKYQSVDGMWHQLVDDPNSWKETSCTGMFAFAMITGVKNGWLDAKTYGPAARKAWLSLITYLDENADIRNVCEGTNMKNDHQYYLDRKRLTGDLHGQAPLLWCATALLR, from the coding sequence ATGAAAATGAGCCTTTTGAAGGGGCTCGCCGCGCTGCTGCTGCTTCCGGCGAGCCTGTCGGCGCAGTCGGGCAAGAACGCCCTGCGCAATTTTCCCGCCGGCGCCACGCCGGAAGAAATCGGCCGCAAAGTGGCCGCCCGGTTCATCGCCACGCCGCATACCAACTTCGGGCGTCCCTTCCCGCCCAGGGTCATCACCTACCCCGAAACCTGTACCTGGTACGGCGCGCTCACCTTCGCGCAGGTCACCGGCAACACCCCGCTCCGCCAGCAACTGGCCAACCGGTTCGAGCCGCTCTTCGGTGCTCGGGACACCCTCATTCCCATACCGGACCACGTGGATTATACCGTCTTCGGATCCGTTCCCCTCGAACTGTACCTCCAAACGAAAGAAGACCGCTACCTCCGGCTCGGCAAACACATCGCCGACAAACAATGGGGCCCGCCGGAAGGCAAGCGCGTGGTGCCCGCCAGCCATCGCTTTTACAGCCAGGGTTACACCTGGCAAACGCGCCTCTGGATCGACGATATGTTCATGATCACCGCGGTGCAATCGCAGGCCACCCGCGCCACGGGCGACCGCTCCTACATCGACCGCGCCGCCAACGAAATGATCCTCTATCTCGATTCCCTCCAGCAACCCAACGGCCTGTTCTACCACGCGCCTTCGGCCCCCTTCTTCTGGGGCCGCGGCAACGGCTGGATGGCCGCCGGCATGGCAGAACTGCTGCGGTCCGTCCCGAAAGACAATCCCAACCGCCCGCGCATCCTCCAGGCATACCGCCACATGATGGCTTCACTGCTGAAGTACCAATCGGTCGACGGCATGTGGCACCAGCTGGTCGACGACCCCAATTCCTGGAAAGAGACCTCCTGCACGGGGATGTTCGCCTTCGCCATGATCACCGGCGTCAAAAACGGCTGGCTGGACGCCAAAACGTACGGTCCAGCCGCGCGGAAGGCCTGGCTTTCGCTCATCACGTACCTCGACGAAAACGCGGATATCCGCAACGTCTGCGAAGGCACTAACATGAAAAACGACCACCAATATTACCTGGACCGCAAGCGCCTCACGGGCGACCTGCACGGGCAGGCTCCCCTGCTGTGGTGCGCCACGGCTTTACTCCGTTAG
- a CDS encoding chloride channel protein, with protein MEGTGNKYYRLLVKLGNIRSKYTSHRNFLILISFIVGVIAALAAVALKVSVAFFEHRAESMNDWMGSNWLSAIFPLIGTGLSFLLLTRFFQGRLNRGIGFIIHNIVANKGRIEKRHTYGHILTAALTTGFGGSVGLEAPIVATGAAIGSNTGRDLRLSSKDTVLLLACGTASGIAAVFNSPFAGIIFVLEIFLLDFTIPFFIPLLISTATATVVSQLIYPGKFIFTASESWNIQAIPFYICLGIACGMVSVYVTHMVEWIEGFFHKRKMSWKTWLMAGVPLCGIIFFLPGLYGEGYSTITQLLAGNYAAITSHSLLQGYSTEIWAVILMSVLLITFKVICAVLTICAGGNGGVFAPSMITGGITGFLFAYLVNVTGIYHLNTPNFIITAMAGVLAGVMHAPLTAIFLLAEISGGYKLFVPLMIVTAISYFITRKYIKYSVYHKSLVEKKILSDDYLPDHF; from the coding sequence ATGGAAGGAACCGGAAACAAGTATTACAGGTTATTGGTCAAGCTGGGAAATATCAGGTCGAAATATACCTCCCACCGTAATTTTTTAATTCTTATCAGTTTCATCGTTGGCGTGATTGCAGCCCTCGCGGCAGTAGCGCTCAAGGTGTCTGTAGCGTTTTTCGAGCACCGTGCGGAGTCGATGAACGACTGGATGGGCAGCAACTGGCTGTCGGCCATCTTCCCGCTGATCGGCACCGGCCTTTCTTTTCTGTTGCTCACCCGTTTTTTCCAGGGACGGCTGAACCGGGGGATCGGTTTTATTATCCATAACATCGTCGCCAATAAAGGCAGGATCGAAAAAAGGCATACTTACGGCCACATCCTCACCGCAGCGCTCACCACGGGCTTTGGCGGCAGCGTGGGCCTGGAAGCACCCATCGTGGCCACCGGCGCCGCCATCGGTTCCAATACCGGCCGCGACCTCCGGCTATCTTCAAAAGATACCGTTCTGCTCCTCGCCTGCGGCACTGCCAGCGGTATCGCGGCGGTGTTCAACAGCCCGTTCGCCGGGATCATCTTCGTCCTCGAAATCTTCCTCCTCGATTTTACCATTCCCTTCTTCATTCCCCTCCTGATCTCCACCGCCACGGCCACCGTGGTATCCCAACTGATCTATCCCGGGAAATTTATTTTTACCGCCAGCGAAAGCTGGAACATCCAGGCCATCCCGTTTTACATCTGCCTCGGCATCGCCTGCGGTATGGTATCGGTATACGTTACACACATGGTGGAATGGATCGAAGGATTTTTCCACAAACGCAAAATGAGCTGGAAAACCTGGCTGATGGCGGGCGTCCCGCTTTGCGGCATCATCTTTTTCCTGCCGGGCCTCTACGGCGAAGGTTACTCCACCATCACCCAGCTGCTGGCCGGCAACTATGCCGCCATCACTTCCCACTCGCTCCTGCAAGGGTACAGCACGGAAATCTGGGCGGTGATCCTCATGTCGGTTTTGCTCATCACTTTTAAAGTGATCTGCGCAGTGCTGACCATCTGCGCCGGCGGCAACGGCGGTGTTTTCGCACCGTCGATGATCACGGGCGGGATTACGGGGTTCCTGTTCGCCTATCTTGTCAACGTAACCGGCATTTACCATCTTAACACCCCCAACTTTATCATCACCGCCATGGCCGGCGTGCTGGCTGGCGTGATGCACGCACCGCTCACCGCCATCTTCCTGCTGGCGGAGATTTCCGGGGGCTACAAACTGTTCGTGCCGCTGATGATCGTAACGGCCATCTCCTACTTCATCACCCGCAAATACATCAAGTATTCGGTGTACCATAAATCGCTGGTGGAAAAGAAAATCCTGTCCGACGATTACCTCCCCGATCACTTCTGA